Proteins from one Anopheles nili chromosome 2, idAnoNiliSN_F5_01, whole genome shotgun sequence genomic window:
- the LOC128730137 gene encoding methanethiol oxidase: MAESSVECKCGPGYATPLDAVRNGPVEKLLYVVCVQPNLEEEHGDYLATVDVDPASPTYCQVIHRTFTNSKRNELHHSGWNTCSSCHFVDSGKQVPTRDRLVLPCLNSDRIFVVDTGSDPRAPKMAKVIEGDVLKGANCTAPHSTHCLPNGNIMISVMGDAEGNAKGDFVEFDKDFQLVGTWTRGEKKALCGYDYWYQPHFDVMVASEWGAPKLFRRGYHPTDCDDRTQYGCRLNFYRWQERVLFQTLDLGNEGLTPLEIRFLHNPKENQGYVGCAFYANVYRFYQKPGSNEYTAEKVIDVPIKRVIGEAKDGGETEMGGMMTDILISLDDRYLYFSNWRHGDVRQYDITDRANPRLTGQVFLGGAIQSDSRIRVVDDPELTEPPKPVFVKNRRLLGGPQMLQLSLDGRRLYVSSSLFSPWDKQFYPEMVEAGGTIVQLDVDVEHGGMKLNKDFLVDFGGEPYGPGLPHEMRYPGGDCTSDIWLVNE, encoded by the exons ATGGCTGAGA GTTCCGTAGAATGCAAATGTGGTCCGGGTTACGCAACGCCCTTGGATGCTGTTCGCAATGGACCCGTCGAGAAGCTACTGTACGTCGTGTGCGTTCAACCGAATCTAGAGGAGGAGCATGGTGATTATTTGGCCACGGTGGATGTGGATCCCGCAAGTCCAACGTACTGTCAG GTTATTCACCGTACGTTCACCAACAGCAAAAGGAATGAGCTGCATCACAGCGGGTGGAACACCTGCTCGAGCTGTCACTTCGTGGACAGCGGAAAGCAAGTGCCCACGAGAGATCGGCTGGTGCTGCCTTGTTTGAACTCGGATCGCATCTTCGTGGTTGACACCGGGAGCGATCCGCGAGCCCCGAAGATGGCCAAGGTGATCGAGGGCGATGTGCTGAAGGGGGCCAACTGCACTGCCCCACATTCGACGCACTGTTTACCGAACGGTAACATCATGATATCGGTGATGGGCGACGCCGAGGGCAACGCGAAGGGCGATTTTGTCGAGTTCGATAAGGATTTCCAGCTGGTAGGTACGTGGACGCgaggcgaaaagaaagcactGTGTGGGTACGACTACTGGTACCAGCCTCACTTCGACGTGATGGTGGCATCGGAATGGGGCGCCCCGAAGCTGTTTCGGCGCGGCTATCATCCGACCGATTGCGATGATCGCACGCAGTACGGCTGCCGGTTGAACTTCTACCGCTGGCAGGAGCGTGTCCTGTTTCAAACTCTCGATCTCGGCAACGAAGGATTGACGCCGCTCGAGATCCGTTTTCTGCATAACCCGAAGGAGAACCAGGGCTATGTGGGATGCGCCTTCTACGCGAACGTGTACCGCTTCTACCAGAAGCCAGGATCGAACGAGTACACTGCGGAAAAGGTGATCGACGTGCCGATCAAACGGGTCATCGGAGAAGCGAAGGATGGTGGGGAAACCGAAATGGGCGGCATGATGACGGACATCCTGATTTCGCTCGATGATCGCTACCTGTACTTCAGCAACTGGCGCCATGGAGACGTTCGCCAGTACGACATCACGGATCGAGCTAATCCACGCCTTACCGGACAGGTATTCCTGGGCGGTGCGATCCAGAGCGATTCTCGCATCCGCGTCGTTGATGATCCGGAACTGACcgaaccaccgaaaccggtgtTCGTGAAGAACCGCCGCCTTCTCGGGGGCCCCCAGATGCTTCAACTTTCACTCGATGGTCGACGGTTGTACGTGTCGTCGAGTTTGTTCTCGCCCTGGGACAAGCAGTTCTATCCGGAGATGGTTGAGGCCGGCGGTACAATCGTGCAGCTCGATGTCGACGTCGAGCACGGCGGCATGAAGCTGAACAAGGACTTCCTCGTGGACTTTGGCGGTGAACCGTACGGGCCAGGATTGCCCCACGAAATGCG GTACCCCGGAGGGGATTGCACGTCTGATATTTGGCTTGTGAACGAGTAA
- the LOC128731759 gene encoding elongin-C, protein MEERTGTERIYGGCEGPDAMYVKLISSDGHEFIVKREHALTSGTIKAMLSGPGQFAENEANEVNFREIPSHVLEKVCMYFTYKVRYTNSSTEIPEFPIAPEIALELLMAANFLDC, encoded by the exons ATGGAGGAgcgcaccggaacggaacgaatcTATGGCGGCTGTGAAGGGCCGGACGCCATGTACGTTAAGCTCATCTCATCCGACGGACACGAGTTCATCGTAAAGCGAGAGCATGCCCTAACCTCCGGCACGATCAAGGCTATGCTGTCCGGACCGGGCCAGTTCGCTGAGAATGAAGCCAACGAAGTGAACTTTAGAGAAATACC CTCGCACGTTCTCGAGAAGGTGTGCATGTACTTTACCTACAAGGTGCGATATACCAACAGCTCGACTGAAATACCGGAATTCCCCATCGCACCGGAGATCGCCCTGGAGCTTCTAATGGCCGCCAATTTCCTCGACTGCTAG
- the LOC128732290 gene encoding SET domain-containing protein SmydA-8-like, whose product MLEEEDSDRIEKICPVCLKEASKRCSRCALVYYCCVEHQQQHWKTHKITCHPFKICSDEQYGRFLVATRDIKAGEIILKESPLVHGPAQITGPVCVGCLQGLEEKKFLECDKCGWPICKRSCQDHPSHQAECKFTIARGSKVSIQHFYMPHPTYQCLMPLRCLLLAESDPARWDALLRLESHEDERRGSEQWRNDREGVAKLIPRFFKCENRWDEDEILRVVGIVQVNGHEVPLTEPSSVAIYNMASMLEHSCRPNLSKSFTNRGEIMIWAPNAIRRGERLSICYTDVMWSTGNRLEHLQQTKMFRCECERCRDPTEYETFFSAMRCSGFQTDGRCKGYLLPVDVAGWDGDWKCKRCEKEVTGTAVGKVLERARMDLEAMQKHREDHCNRYVKHYSKWLAPNHQYLVDVKISLSQVIGGNNPEAIKKIPYDKLMGKIKVCQDLVALFEKICPAEARAFGATRFELHAALAELGRRSTESNNPSAAAVQLDDSLFNATECIRMLLHEPSVLMESKICAQARLNAQTLKSLLGIKD is encoded by the exons ATGCTGGAAGAAGAGGATTCCGATCGGATTGAGAAGATCTGTCCCGTTTGTCTAAAGGAGGCGAGCAAACGATGCTCACGGTGTGCCCTGGTGTACTACTGCTGCGtcgagcaccagcagcagcattggaaaacgcacaaaatCACATGCCATCCGTTTAAA ATTTGCTCGGACGAACAGTATGGGCGGTTTCTGGTGGCAACGCGGGACATCAAAGCAGGCGAGATTATTCTCAAGGAGTCGCCGTTGGTGCATGGACCAGCCCAGATCACTGGGCCCGTCTGCGTCGGGTGTCTGCAG GGCTTAGAGGAGAAAAAGTTTCTGGAATGTGATAAATGCGGATGGCCTATATGCAAACGATCATGTCAGGATCATCCGTCACATCAAGCGGAGTGCAAATTTACCATCGCACGGGGCAGTAAG GTTTCGATCCAGCACTTCTATATGCCTCATCCAACGTACCAGTGTCTAATGCCGCTGCGTTGTCTCCTGCTGGCCGAATCGGATCCTGCCCGATGGGATGCTCTATTGCGTCTGGAATCACACGAGGATGAGCGGCGAGGCTCCGAGCAATGGCGAAATGATCGTGAAGGGGTAGCCAAGCTTATTCCACG ATTTTTCAAGTGTGAAAATCGCTGGGACGAGGACGAGATCCTGCGCGTGGTGGGCATAGTGCAGGTGAATGGACATGAGGTTCCTCTGACGGAACCGTCCTCAGTTGCGATCTACAATATGGCGTCGATGCTGGAACACTCCTGTCGACCGAACCTATCGAAAAGCTTCACGAACCGGGGTGAGATCATGATCTGGGCTCCGAACGCGATTCGACGCGGTGAACGGCTCAGCATCTGCTACACGGACGTGATGTGGTCGACAGGAAACCGGCTCGAACACCTGCAGCAGACGAAGATGTTCCGGTGCGAGTGTGAGCGTTGTCGAGACCCGACCGAGTACGAGACGTTCTTCAGTGCGATGCGGTGCTCAGGCTTCCAGACAGATGGCAGGTGTAAAGGATATCTGCTACCGGTGGACGTGGCCGGATGGGACGGTGATTGGAAGTGTAAGCGCTGTGAGAAAGAGGTGACAGGTACGGCCGTTGGGAAGGTGCTGGAGCGTGCCCGTATGGATTTGGAGGCGATGCAGAAACACCGAGAGGATCACTGCAACCGATACGTGAAGCATTACTCGAAGTGGCTCGCACCCAACCACCAGTATTTGGTGGATGTGAAGATCTCGCTGTCGCAGGTGATCGGTGGAAATAATCCCGAGGCGATCAAGAAGATCCCGTACGACAAACTGATGGGGAAGATCAAGGTCTGTCAGGATTTGGTTGCGCTGTTCGAGAAGATCTGTCCAG ctGAAGCACGTGCTTTTGGAGCCACTCGATTTGAGTTACACGCGGCTCTGGCTGAGCTGGGTCGTCGTTCGACGGAGTCCAATAACCCATCGGCAGCGGCTGTCCAACTCGATGACTCGCTGTTTAACGCAACCGAATGCATTCGAATGCTGCTGCACGAACCGTCCGTGCTGATGGAGAGCAAGATTTGCGCCCAAGCACGGTTGAATGCCCAGACCCTGAAGTCACTGCTGGGAATTAAAGACTAG
- the LOC128730429 gene encoding septin-2: protein MAAADVAVMKNDLSRSLKLSGHVGFDSLPDQLVSKSVQNGFVFNIMCIGETGLGKSTLMDSLFNTNFESQPSPHTMPSVKLKAHTYELQESMVRLKLTLCDTVGYGDQINKDDSFKAVVDYIDQQFEAYLQEELKIKRSLSSYHDSRTHICLYFICPTGHGLKSLDLVCMKMLDSKVNIIPIIAKADTISKTELSKFKAKINEELRANGVQIYQFPTDDESVSEINTTMNSHIPFAVVGSTDFVRVGNKTVRARQYPWGTVQVENEAHCDFVKLREMLIRTNMEDMREKTHTRHYELYRQKRLEEMGFTDVDSDNKPVSFQQTFEAKRSNHLAELQAKEDEVRQMFVVRVKEKESELKESEKELHSKFDKLKKDHAEDKRKLEESRKKLEEQFVEFNRRKSQMAVSHHTLTLGKSKKK from the exons ATGGCGGCCGCGGATGTTGCAGTGATGAAG AATGATCTTTCGCGCTCGTTGAAGCTATCCGGACACGTCGGATTCGACAGCTTGCCGGATCAGCTGGTCAGCAAGAGCGTCCAGAATGGGTTCGTGTTCAACATCATGTGCATCGGAGAGACCGGTCTGGGCAAGTCGACACTTATGGACTCGCTGTTCAACACGAACTTTGAATCGCAGCCCAGTCCTCACACGATGCCGAGCGTCAAGCTGAAGGCGCACACGTACGAACTGCAGGAGAGCATGGTCCGGCTGAAG CTTACCCTTTGCGACACGGTAGGATACGGCGATCAGATCAATAAGGACGACTCGTTCAAAGCGGTAGTCGACTATATTGATCAGCAGTTCGAGGCGTACCTGCAAGAGGAGCTCAAGATCAAGCGCTCGCTGTCGTCGTACCACGACAGCCGCACGCACATCTGCCTGTACTTTATCTGCCCGACCGGGCACGGTCTGAAGTCGCTGGATCTGGTGTGCATGAAGATGCTCGACTCGAAGGTGAACATCATCCCGATTATCGCCAAAGCGGACACCATCTCCAAGACGGAGCTGTCCAAGTTTAAGGCCAAGATCAACGAGGAACTGCGCGCGAACGGTGTGCAGATCTACCAGTTCCCGACCGACGACGAGTCAGTGTCGGAGATCAACACCACGATGAACTCGCACATTCCTTTTGCCGTGGTTGGCAGCACGGATTTTGTGCGTGTCGGTAACAAAACGGTGCGTGCCCGTCAGTACCCGTGGGGCACGGTGCAGGTGGAGAACGAGGCGCACTGCGATTTCGTGAAGCTGCGGGAGATGCTGATCCGCACCAATATGGAGGACATGCGGGAGAAGACGCATACGCGCCACTACGAACTGTACCGGCAGAAGCGCCTCGAGGAGATGGGCTTCACGGATGTGGACAGTGACAACAAGCCGGTTTCGTTCCAGCAGACGTTCGAGGCAAAGCGCAGCAACCATCTGGCCGAGCTGCAGGCTAAGGAGGACGAGGTGCGCCAGATGTTTGTCGTGCGCGTCAAGGAGAAGGAATCCGAGCTgaaggagagcgaaaaagag CTCCATAGCAAATTCGATAAGCTGAAGAAAGATCATGCCGAAGACAAGCGCAAACTGGAAGAGTCCCGTAAGAAGCTGGAGGAGCAGTTTGTCGAGTTCAACCGGCGCAAATCGCAAATGGCCGTCTCGCACCATACGCTCACGCTTGgcaagagcaaaaagaaatga
- the LOC128732231 gene encoding trafficking protein particle complex subunit 12 — translation MANSTAEPSISKYFANDPPSCFDSLTAGEGVRSQTASGSVSDAYLSYDYLANNSPQPNIPDSVRDLWEPPKTIPGVPPTKLTMPGVSVATDLTDPVQDAVGLLVDSNEAQQRKLLLPDNVTQDERGLRELIERGCFRSAVNLTARLLTIKQQGFGHAGHPVKHSPHSLQLWFTRLALLVKLGQYEIARVEAEPFESLANPDVFYEFYHPDMHSDRKGSMAPFSFRLLLAELPVYLGAPRLALDRLTELLAVVNQIQSYFGRASVPHAKEAHAFWSARETRILHSVVNCALAVKDFNLVEQLLDRLVIAAPTTDKRHLLSAWGRIRLQCGDMFGAEKKFSEARRLKEANTSEVADLIDRGLLAVAQNDFQSAFDLFQKASNDAPANTMLYNNMGVCLLYSGKLKEAIKLYEGAIQRNAKPCLNESLLVNLSTLYELESNNAKEKKINLLKLVNRHRADLTVGLDVCLKLQTTV, via the exons ATGGCGAACAGCACTGCGGAACCAAGTataagcaaatattttgccaACGATCCTCCCAGCTGTTTCGACAGTTTGACTGCCGGGGAAG GTGTTCGGTCGCAAACAGCCAGTGGATCGGTATCGGATGCGTACCTATCGTACGACTATTTGGCGAACAACTCGCCGCAACCAAACATTCCCGATAGCGTGCGCGACCTGTGGGAACCGCCAAAGACGATCCCCGGTGTTCCACCCACTAAATTAACAATGCCCGGGGTGAGTGTTGCCACAGATCTTACTGATCCAGTGCAAGACGCCGTTGGTTTGCTGGTCGATTCGAATGAGGCGCAACAACGCAAACTTCTTCTCCCGGACAACGTGACCCAGGACGAGCGAGGCCTGCGTGAACTGATCGAACGTGGTTGTTTCCGATCCGCTGTGAATCTAACCGCCCGGCTGCTGACGATCAAACAGCAAGGTTTCGGTCACGCCGGGCATCCAGTAAAGCACAGCCCGCATTCCCTGCAGCTTTGGTTCACGCGCCTGGCATTGCTCGTGAAGCTGGGCCAATACGAAATTGCCCGAGTGGAAGCAGAACCGTTCGAGTCACTGGCGAATCCTGACGTGTTTTACGAGTTTTATCACCCCGACATGCATAGCGATCGGAAGGGATCGATGGCTCCATTCTCATTCCGGTTGCTGCTCGCTGAACTGCCCGTCTATCTCGGGGCTCCCCGACTAGCCCTTGACCGACTGACCGAGCTGCTGGCCGTCGTAAATCAAATACAATCCTACTTCGGCCGGGCGTCCGTTCCGCACGCAAAGGAAGCCCATGCTTTTTGGTCTGCTCGGGAAACACGAATTTTGCATTCCGTCGTAAACTGCGCGCTAGCAGTAAAAGATTTTAACCTTGTCGAACAGTTGCTGGATCGACTCGTCATCGCTGCACCGACTACAGATAAACGTCACCTCTTGTCCGCATGGGGTCGGATCCGGCTGCAGTGTGGCGATATGTTCGGGGCAGAAAAGAAATTTTCAGAAGCCCGTCGTCTCAAAGAAGC TAATACCTCGGAGGTCGCTGATCTTATTGACCGTGGTCTTCTAGCTGTAGCGCAGAACGACTTTCAGAGTGCATTTGATCTGTTCCAAAAAGCGTCAAATGACGCCCCTGCCAATACGATGCTGTACAACAACATGGGCGTGTGCCTGTTGTACTCTGGTAAGCTGAAGGAAGCCATCAAGCTATACGAGGGAGCAATTCAGCGGAACGCTAAGCCGTGTTTGAATGAATCCCTGCTGGTGAATCTTTCGACGTTGTACGAGCTGGAATCGAACAACgcaaaggagaagaaaatcaacCTATTAAAGCTGGTTAACCGACATCGCGCCGATCTTACCGTGGGTTTGGACGTTTGTCTCAAACTTCAGACAACCGTTTAG